The Henningerozyma blattae CBS 6284 chromosome 9, complete genome DNA segment ACAAAGAAGCCAAGAGATGTTGTAGTACTGGTTACACATGGTATATATTCAAGAGtgtttttaatgaaatggTTTCGTTGGACATATGAAGAATATGAATCGTTTATTAATGTTCCAAATGGTAGTTTGATGGTGATGGAATTAGATGAGGCAAATGATAGATATATGTTAAGAACTGAATTACCAAAATGGTGTTAGCCAGTATacaactttttttattattattattatgttgATCGTTCTTGGGCTTTTGaatctttttatttataatttatagaCGTCTAAATAGgtttgattttattttgattttgattttatttaatatatttgatttctcttcaatttttttgcaatggcttattgttttttgttttttgttttttttaatattttatttaaattttgtttgTATATCTTTACAACccctttttatttttctttttctttttctttttttatttttttttttaaatttgacTTAGCTCTCAAGgaatatgaaaattttaatgaagTTTCTGCATTTCTTATGTCTTggagaatatatatattttatcataCTAACTTGTACTAGTTTAAATATTGCccattttttattacaaatttatCTTACAAATATCTCTGACATCAAGCTATTGAGATGATATATGCAAATACTATTGATTGTAGAATATTACttattaattgtaattcttTGAACGTTCAAATTTACTCAAGATATTGTTGGagcttttttaaatatcttttagATATTTGCATACTATTCAGCCGCTCGCATGTGTTATTTAAGACTAAcatgtttttttatataatattgaatattcaGAAAAATGAGACTTGTAAGGTCCCAACAACTACATTTTCAACTTAGGTAcagaaataaattttattgtaAGATTACTACCTATccaatttttataaaacttcaagaatataaatttttaatcttgAGTTTTATACTgctagaaaataataatatcttacAATTCTATTTAGTGACGCATTTTTGCTGACACACTCGGCTAATTTGCTCAGAAAAATTTCAACAGCCTCTATTTCCATTTTAGATCACATACAAAACTCAGCATCCACTAGACCCATTTTGGGAAATAGAATGCACGTGATAATTGATGTTGTAGTAAGAAATACCAAGTATGGAAATGAGGAAActatatcaaaattatttatatttttaataaaaaatatcaatggaaagaaaaaacagAGCAAATCAGTAGAAGCTTAAAAGGTTACGTGAATAGTTTCATTGCACGAGTTGAAAGTGATTCTTGAGATTTCTTATCCCTACGAAGTCTACATTAAGTAATTCTTTATAAGGCTCGTGCTGCGAACTTTAGAGGAACTCCAATGAGACCCAAAGAGAATCCTTCAAGGTAATGTATGTGGGTTGGTGATGAGCcttgaaataataaatgtttTATGCATTATTTAGCCACTTGATCAACTTATTATTCATACTTATTGGTGTTGGGCTTTTCATTTAGTATGCTAAATTGTGAATTGTGTGTATGTGTGACATGCTGCGTATGCTAGGGTTAATTCGTcgaattgtttttttttctaaattctAAAGTATgttcttatatatatatatacaattgTTAATTGACGTTTCGAGCATAACGTTTGCATCTTCTATTTCTCATTGCATCTGTTTTTATTAAACCTTCCTTCCTATGtagttttttcttttcttgctaattttaaaaaaaccAAATCAAAACttgattataatatatacataatgGCTAGAACTTTCTTCATTGGTGGTAACTTCAAATTGAACGGTAGCAAGAAATCTATTGCTGAAATCGTTGACAGATTAAACAAGGCTGCTTTAGATGTTAACTCTGAAGTTGTCATCTGTCCACCAGCTGCTTACTTAGACTCTACTGTCCAAGCTGTTACCAGCAAACAAGTTTCCGTCGGTGCTCAAAACGTTTACGTTAAGGCTTCTGGTGCTTACACTGGTGAAAACTCTGTTGACCAAATCAAGGACTTAGGTGCTAAGTGGACTATCTTAGGTCACTCTGAAAGAAGAGAATACTTCAAGGAAACCGATCAATTCGTTGCTGAAAAGACCAAGTTCGCTTTAGACAACGGTGTCTCTGTTATCTTATGTATTGGTGAATCCttagaagaaaagaagGCTGGTCAAACTTTGGCTGTCGTTGAAAAGCAATTGACTGCTGTCATTGCTGAAGTCAAGGACTGGACCAACGTTGTCATTGCTTACGAACCAATCTGGGCTATTGGTACTGGTTTAGCTGCTACTGCTGAAGATGCTGAAGAAATCCACGCTTCCATCAGAAAGTTCTTAGCTTCCAAATTAGGTGACAAGGTTGCTGAAGAAATCAGAATCTTATACGGTGGTTCCGCTAACGGTGCTAACGTTGCCTCTTTCAAAGACAAGAAGAACGTCGATGGTTTCTTAGTCGGTGGTGCTTCTTTGAAGCCAGAATTCGTTGACATCATCAACTccagaaaataaagaactaaatttttattctaatcaataaatttttatcctctattttatattatatatatacgtaAGTATTTTGTCATGActaattatttaagaaattccTCGAAGTTTTCGTTTCAAGAAACATTTAATATGCATTTATGATGATTACAGATTGATGTTTacgttatttttttttcttctattattttttttaaaaaaaagcaaaaagGAAATTACAGGTGAATTTATATTCATAGTTATACAAGTATGCCATAGTACAAAGCTCTTGGACAAATTGTCTGTTTCAAATCCTCCCATTGAACCACGAATTTATCTGCTAGATAATATAGTATCTTTCCTGTCATTGATAATGAGGTAATTCTTGCTAATGATTCCACATATACAATATTGGAAGAAGAcccaattaaaaaaaactcgAAAACTTTAAACCATAAAGTAATTATACAACAAGTTCCTGGCCCATTCAATAATACTAGATGTGGATTGTTTAACATTTGCAGTTTTATTCTTAGGATTTGTTTGAATGAATAGAAAAGAGTCTTACTAATAGAAATCAAACTATTGATCATGTTAGCATTTACATTTCTTGCCTTTATAAATTGCACGTAATTGattatcatattatttttatatttataattagaaatgaaatctttgaatttttctaacGATTGTAAATCTGAATAACCCAAGTATAAGATGGTTTGAATTCGGGTCCCCTCATTTTTTGGTTCATAGAATAAGACAGAATCATAATTTTGTAAGATTCTTAACATTTCTCCAGTATGACCACCGGAACCTAAAAAGACAAATAAATGTAAAGGCTTATCCTTTTGCCTTACTGTCTGATGTTCAATTTGTCTAGGCTGAGCTTTGTTTCCATTTTCCATTAAAGCTTGTCGTTCTTTTCCATTACGATCcactttgaaaaatggcaatattagaattagtCTTGTAATAACCAAggcaaataaaattaaactaATTGCAGATAATATAACCAACATGATGAGGGGGGTCTTTGTTGAGTAAGTGAGAGAGAACGAGCaaaacgaaaaaaaaaaatgtcaatcttttcaaaaagattaaaaccTTTATCaaacaaattatataattttatcattcCATTTGTCCCCTCCTTAATTTTCACTATGTAACTttcatttgtttttatttttcttagcACAGTCTTTTTCcaatatttacaaattcttgaaaaaaaaaagacgATGCCGTCAAATGGACCAAAAAAGTAACAGATAACTATTACTTATCCTAGATACAGCTTAAGCAAGAAGACATATacatgaaaaaaaaagtttaatatattacactctaagaattattacaaaactATATCTCCGGAACCAAAAGAAGGGATAAAAACAGGGGATGATAAGTAAAAAGTATATTAAAAGTCTAATTAATCATTTAGTAATGGCTCTAAAGGGCAAAACATTTAACCCCCAACAGTTTGGTTTAGATTAGTGTAGCCTTTTTTGTATAAAACAGAAATATTGTAATTAAAAAGGGTGGCTCTTGAATGCCATTTCCATAAATAGCTTACTTTTTGGTTTAATGTATATAACTATTTTCGAGTCAATCAGGGTCTCAAATGGCGtaatactaaaaataaaacaaataaaacaaataaaaaaaacggTCTAATGGGGGTGTGGCAGggcaaaatatatttcaaatattctttgTAAGTTTTATTGCTTGATAAAATCAACTTGTGATTTGTTATTCCTTTGCAAATATCACCAAGTCTTATTTGCATTAAACAAACTACGATTTTTCTATGGTAAGCCAGAGCCATATGAAATGATATTACAAGGATATCCATTAGCCAATTGACATGAGAATACCACTTCTCCTCAATACAGTCACGAGTATCGCACATGAAATTACTGCCATTCCCTTGAAAGATCCGAACTAAGGCTGTTTTCCAATGCTTGAAATTTACATTCTCTTTGATGaaacaaatgaaataagaaaaagatCACTTAGAAGTTGATCTAATTTGCTGTTGGGCTTCCGtcggaaaaaaaaaaagaatgatATCTGGCAATCAGCGGGGGTGAATCAATTCCTATAGATCCCAAATAAACCCCGTAGAACCAAATTCTAAAACATTTTAGGGAAAACCTTATATCCATTACCCAATATAGGATTCTGAAAAAGTCATCCTACATTAGGAATTTTTCACTACTGATAGGAAAAATGACCATTTGAGTTATCAATTACGAAAGACAACGTTGGGGTAAGAATTTCcatatttcttcattaagAAACAGACACGGACATTTTTTGATGGAGAGCGACACATACATCCAATATTTGTACTGAgcatattttctaaatacAGTAAAGGACATAGCCCACTATATTTAGCTCCGGTAATAAATAGTTCCAGCACATTCTCAGTAAGCTGAACTCCAGAGAAACAGAAATCTAGACCCTTCGAATTCGTCTACTTCCAAGGAGTGTAATATGATGCTACCCAATACAGCCATCCCAGCGTTCCAAAGGGGCAAAAAAGATAAGTTTTTAGCCGCTGCTAATTTGCGAATTGCGATGTACGGCAGTGGATCTTTTCCTGTTTAGGCTTCGAAAGACACGGATAGTCATTCCCGAGATACGTCGTTTTCTGAAGCAGTGTGCCCTTGGCGGCTACGGTGCGTGGGGGGCTAGAAAACACTGCACTGTGGATCGTGCGGCTGTGTCTGTGGCAGAGGAAGGATGTTGGAGTGCGAGCTCACCCCAATAGTTCCCAGAAAAAGGGTGCAGGAACTAATACCACAATGTATTTTCCTGATTGGGTAACCACCAGAAGGCTTAAAGGATAATACCAATAGCCAAGACCGACTGAGGCGGGTAATTTTGCTTGAGATCGGCAAAGTTATATAAATACTTAGGAATGGGCTATGATTTTCCTAGGATCAAGAGGACTTTCAGgtttttaatattcatctattatttttttctatattatttgCTCATCTTCGATCGATATTCTTGTTCGTCTTATTTCTTCAGTGGGTTTATCAATTCATTATCCCAATCATTAGCCTCTGAGAGGTAAACCTGTTTCCTATTTCAATCACAATTGTTCTCTAATTCAAAGTTGCTGTTCTATCTAGGTAGCTAACTATTCAATCGCCAGAATTATCGAAGACAAGATCTATAGTTAGTTTTATTTCCCGATATCTCGAGATAAACGAACATAGATCATCCATCACTTACATAGTCTGATATTGTCTCATTATTCCCcccaatatttttttttcttcgtTTCTtagttgttgtttttttccttttattttttttttacacaAGTTTAAAGGATATTCcatattatttcattaattcaGTATTAATTTCCCCACTGTTCgatcttttaattcttatTACTTCACCCTCTATAACGTTTCCATCAGTTATTTCGTTTTATTATActctatttatttatattttttctttcatacgtttcttttatttccaTCTTTATTCCAGCCCCCCACTCCCTTAACATAATTATCCTTTTGAACTATTCTaatcttttcaaatcaaattaaatttcccaataaaaaacaacacttttttctttaagaATGTCGTCATTAAAGCCAGCTCTTATCACTGAAAATCCATCAATTACTTTTCCACGccaattaaatgattctGTACCATCTACACCCTTTTCTACTTCTTCTACAATATCACACACAAGTGatttttctaatgaaaatctatatgattcaataaatttaaatgaattaaaacaattgaatgaaataattgaaaatcaaCAGATTGATAATGCTGCCACTACCAATCAGACCAAGGAAACAGATAATGATTCAGGATTATATGATGTTCCCTTTGTTACTGGCCAAACTTTCCATCATTTGTTATCTACTTTTGATGAAGAACCTTTTAAAGAAATggaatcaaataattatacGTATTCCATCgaaaatacaaatgatAGTCCCATTGATAAACTTGAAAACCTTCAGGATCTTAAATATACCTCTGATGATGACCATGACAAAGATTTAAATCCTAAGGGAAAAAATACTCCAAACTATACATATCATAGTTCCAATAAttattctaattcattttctgATTTAACCTCTATTAATGAttcttttctaaatttgaataataataataaagaaactaCTTTTATGAATAAAATGCATTCTAtatcttcttttaataattctaaatttgataaaggTATCTCTTTTGTTTCACCTAAATTGTTAAATAAAGGTTATAATTCCACAGATGATTATGAAATTagtgataatgaaaaatattcatcacCAAACCCACAAACCCCTATTACCTATCATTGCtttgtttttaataaaaatgactctattagaaatattaataataatgagcTCCACAATAAACATACCATAAACGATCCATCAAATGATCTAAAAACCAACcccaattttaataattatagtCTTTCCCAAACTAGACCCTCTACTAGTCTTTCaatctttcaaaatatGACAAGACCATCAacttataataataatcatttatCCAACTCAACAACACCATTTGCAAATTTTACTCATATtactttagaaaatattaacaataacattaatatcactaataatgaaaattgtaatactatatattccaataataattacgATATTACAAATTCTACAAGTAATCAAGGatctattttcaattacTCTAACGTttccaccaccaccaccaccactACCACTACCGCCACtattactaataataccggtaataataataataataataataataataataataataataataataataataataataataataataataataataataataataataataataataataataataataataataataataacccAACAATGAATAATATCCATCTAAACataccaaataataattcaactaatatgtttaataatacatcACATTCTAATTATccaaattatttcaatttgacATGCCCCAATTATCCAACGTATACTCAAACTAACTGTGTATCTCCACATAAGCAAAAGTTAAAGAATTCATCTTCTGCATATAATACTCTATGTtcatattcaaatttaaactcTAATTCCACCAACTATCAAACAgcaattaattcttctcCACCCACTACTGTCGATTCAAAAACTAATTATAATGTTCAACATCAagatatatctttttgtAACAATAACCGTAACATAATCTCcaataaatcaataaatagACACCATTCTGAGTCATTACCATCCAAAAATAATCATAGTATCACTACTAGTAATACTAGTGCTACCAGTAATAATGTTTCCAAACAggataaaaattcaaatatttatataactcccgaaatatttgatgattcaaattctaaaatatcaagTCTTAATATTCATGAAATTCTAAATGATAAATCCacaaatgataaaaagaTTACCACAAATTCTAAATATGACAGAAAAAGATTCCCATCTATTAGTGATTCTATCTCCGCAAAGATTCAATATCCAATCCCAACAGAAACTTTACCTTATTCAACAGTTAAAGttgaaaataatcaattcaattctaatatcaaaacttcacaaaatttaaagatgaataatattgtttGTGATAAAGAGTTATTCACTAAAAACAAATCACATTTAGCtaagaataattcttcaacaaaacaagaagaaaaattagaaaacaagttgactaaaaataaatgtgAATATTGTTTAAAGAAGTTTCGTAGACCTTCATCATTAAAAACACATTTGAATATTCATACTGGGATACAACCATTTAAATGTCCATCCAAAAGATGTGATAAGAGTTTCAACGCAAGATCAAATATGTTAAGACATTATAAATTACATTTCAAGATCGGTAATAATCGGTATTTATTACCGAATGGAGAAATCAGTTCTTTCAAACCTACAACTAAGCAATTATTTTCCCAATATGGAATCTCCATTACTGGAGTCTATAAGGAGACTAAAGAAGAGATGGAAGAATCTTCAGagaataatgataataataaaaaaacaaaaaagatgaaaagtaataaaattgaaaaataataaatcgatgcgaaaaaaaaaaaaaaaaaaaaaaaataaaataataataataataaataaattaaattttgcCAAGCAAAGAAAGAATGTCAACAAATGAGATCAACAAATGAAGTAAATAAGTGCGAATAGCAGGTGCAAATTACAAGTGCGAACAAATGCGAACAACAAAAAGCGAAAATTAAACATCCGTTTTGAGATCACTGCCGAAAAAATACTAGGAGAGATGCGAAAAGTAAGGTATacgaaaatattttctgttGGAATATATATGCAATAAAATGCGTAAATGTTtactaaaatatttggatatGTAAAGGCAAGCCAATAAAATAGGAAACCTGTTATACATGTACGTAAGCATAGATGTGCTCATATAGGTAAGTATGTAAATgagaatatattaataattattaggtaaagaaaaaacaaacaaaaaaacaaataacgcgaaaaagaaaaaaaataaataaataataataatgcgCAACCATGACATTGATGCAATTTgagaatataattttgtcATGATTAGAAAGGGTATTGTAAAGTCTCAATCAGGTTATCAATCAATTCAAACGAATCGCTAGATTCTAACACTTGTATATGCTTCAAATGCTCATCAGATGTCTTGTGTAAAGTATAGTTTTTAAACTCCGACTTGCAAATTTCACAATAGCCTGAATGGAAATTAGTGTTTGAAATACGCTTCCTCTTTGGGAGATACAGATGATTTAACTCTATAACTTTATAGTTTTGGGAATTAGGAATTAAGTCAATTGATTGTATAGTTTGATCATTgtcattttctaattgagGATGTAATGAATTAAAGATAACTTTAGAATTTAATGAGCCGAAATTATAATGGCTTATGAATGGGAAGTGGGAAGAATGATTTACATTCTTGAATGGATAATATCTTTGCCTAAGATATAATGCAAATTTCGAAAGATTTGAATGTTtagaataaattttttcaaaatttaattcctTTTTAATATGTTTAAATGGGCATGAgccatttgaattattttcataaaatatttgatgtagatcatctaatttatctttaataacaatgggtaaatatttatggttttcaaaatatagaTGAATGTAAGGTGATTGTAAAGGGATCAACGGTGGGATTGACCTTTGCCGTATTGTAGGAGGTTGTACTAATGGTACAGTGGGCTGTGTATAAGCGTACCccaaattattcaaaaaatttttggtCTTTGAGATTGACCAAAATTTAGTCTTTGATGGTTGTGATTTCACAATTTCATCTGAAATCGGGTTTACATGAATGACAATGTCTAGCAAGTCATCAGATTGACTTCTTAAATCCGTACGAGTAATAATAGttgtatataaatattttttgaaggTTTTCAAGATCCAACTGATCAAATGAAACATTTGCGGATCCCTTCtattatcttttgaatACAACAACAGAATGTTTAGATTGTTATTAATGAAGTAATCATTCCAAGTGCTTCTCCATTTTGCCAATTTCCTAATATGGTTTCCTTTGCTGTTGTTacgattattatttttattatttctgttattattattattatcattctGCTTCTTCACTTCTGCTTCTTCCTCCACAACGTTATTGCTTTGATCCGGGGTACCATGGGAAACCTCATCCACATTCTTGCCTAtaagtttattattacttttgttttttgaaatattttgatgtTTATTATTGTCATTACTATTTCCATCCTTATTATTGATCTTTCTCTTTTGTTTACGATCGTTTATTGCTTGAATAGGCAAATGACTTTTCAACATGACTATtggaaatagaaaaataataaatagcaaataaaactaaaaaacaataaaaaagaaagaaaattgCAAATGCTCTATACAGagtaaaaaagaaataatataattaatatcaaaaatagaCTATTCgggtattattattgttaggAGTATGttctattttcattagaaatTTGTATACCGTTTGTTTTACCAAATTCCTAAAGTGCACACGGAGAGAATATattccaatattttaataccGCCGTAACCGATAAGGGAGGTAATGATGAATATCAGCTTCTTTCAAAAAAGACGGTAACTGGATCAGTTCAAGACAGATCAGGGTTAGATGCGTTTCTTTATGTCACCCTTAAAAGAGTAATATCCACAACAAAACAAACCGTactgaaaattttttcacaGATCAAACTAGATCTCTTTCACTTGCTTTTACTCTCTTCCACTCTTCAATTTCTCCCTCTGTCTCAGTGTCCCAGTCTCTgtttctattttttctcTATAGGTAACATCACATGGTAAAAGCACCAACAAAACTGTAATAACAATACTAGCATCGTCAATAAGCTTGTCCATGCATTACCCAAACAAGAGTTAATTCCTGGTCTCCACAACGATTCTGTGGAAACTCTTTCCCACATATTTTGCTTACCTGTCACTCAAATTTTCCACTGAATggtaaaaattaaaaatcaaattccTGAATCCCACGCtaagataataattttgtcacttctaattttaatgCATCCGTAATCTGCGAACCGCATTCGGGTCTTAACAACCAGACCTACATTTTCAGGAAATAGCCCCCACATCATATCACACGGCACGTGGAAGGCTCCCCTTTGGGCGGTCAACATTTACGCAAAGACGAGCACGCAGAACAGTCTGATTCGGCAAAGGCATAAACACCGGGAATACACACTGCCAGATCGGGAAGTGCTGGATCAGCGAAAATCTGAGGTATTGCCGCTTTGGGATGGCACACGGAAAGGGACCCTCGGGTACGTGCGCGAAAATTTGGTGGCCTTTCCGATTCGAGATGTCCCAAAACGGAGTG contains these protein-coding regions:
- the TBLA0I02070 gene encoding uncharacterized protein (similar to Saccharomyces cerevisiae DBF4 (YDR052C); ancestral locus Anc_3.299), with the protein product MLKSHLPIQAINDRKQKRKINNKDGNSNDNNKHQNISKNKSNNKLIGKNVDEVSHGTPDQSNNVVEEEAEVKKQNDNNNNNRNNKNNNRNNSKGNHIRKLAKWRSTWNDYFINNNLNILLLYSKDNRRDPQMFHLISWILKTFKKYLYTTIITRTDLRSQSDDLLDIVIHVNPISDEIVKSQPSKTKFWSISKTKNFLNNLGYAYTQPTVPLVQPPTIRQRSIPPLIPLQSPYIHLYFENHKYLPIVIKDKLDDLHQIFYENNSNGSCPFKHIKKELNFEKIYSKHSNLSKFALYLRQRYYPFKNVNHSSHFPFISHYNFGSLNSKVIFNSLHPQLENDNDQTIQSIDLIPNSQNYKVIELNHLYLPKRKRISNTNFHSGYCEICKSEFKNYTLHKTSDEHLKHIQVLESSDSFELIDNLIETLQYPF
- the ALG14 gene encoding N-acetylglucosaminyldiphosphodolichol N-acetylglucosaminyltransferase anchoring subunit ALG14 (similar to Saccharomyces cerevisiae ALG14 (YBR070C); ancestral locus Anc_3.289) — encoded protein: MLVILSAISLILFALVITRLILILPFFKVDRNGKERQALMENGNKAQPRQIEHQTVRQKDKPLHLFVFLGSGGHTGEMLRILQNYDSVLFYEPKNEGTRIQTILYLGYSDLQSLEKFKDFISNYKYKNNMIINYVQFIKARNVNANMINSLISISKTLFYSFKQILRIKLQMLNNPHLVLLNGPGTCCIITLWFKVFEFFLIGSSSNIVYVESLARITSLSMTGKILYYLADKFVVQWEDLKQTICPRALYYGILV
- the TPI1 gene encoding triose-phosphate isomerase TPI1 (similar to Saccharomyces cerevisiae TPI1 (YDR050C); ancestral locus Anc_3.288), which gives rise to MARTFFIGGNFKLNGSKKSIAEIVDRLNKAALDVNSEVVICPPAAYLDSTVQAVTSKQVSVGAQNVYVKASGAYTGENSVDQIKDLGAKWTILGHSERREYFKETDQFVAEKTKFALDNGVSVILCIGESLEEKKAGQTLAVVEKQLTAVIAEVKDWTNVVIAYEPIWAIGTGLAATAEDAEEIHASIRKFLASKLGDKVAEEIRILYGGSANGANVASFKDKKNVDGFLVGGASLKPEFVDIINSRK
- the TBLA0I02060 gene encoding C2H2-type zinc finger protein (ancestral locus Anc_3.298); protein product: MSSLKPALITENPSITFPRQLNDSVPSTPFSTSSTISHTSDFSNENLYDSINLNELKQLNEIIENQQIDNAATTNQTKETDNDSGLYDVPFVTGQTFHHLLSTFDEEPFKEMESNNYTYSIENTNDSPIDKLENLQDLKYTSDDDHDKDLNPKGKNTPNYTYHSSNNYSNSFSDLTSINDSFLNLNNNNKETTFMNKMHSISSFNNSKFDKGISFVSPKLLNKGYNSTDDYEISDNEKYSSPNPQTPITYHCFVFNKNDSIRNINNNELHNKHTINDPSNDLKTNPNFNNYSLSQTRPSTSLSIFQNMTRPSTYNNNHLSNSTTPFANFTHITLENINNNINITNNENCNTIYSNNNYDITNSTSNQGSIFNYSNVSTTTTTTTTTATITNNTGNNNNNNNNNNNNNNNNNNNNNNNNNNNNNNNNNNNNNNNNNPTMNNIHLNIPNNNSTNMFNNTSHSNYPNYFNLTCPNYPTYTQTNCVSPHKQKLKNSSSAYNTLCSYSNLNSNSTNYQTAINSSPPTTVDSKTNYNVQHQDISFCNNNRNIISNKSINRHHSESLPSKNNHSITTSNTSATSNNVSKQDKNSNIYITPEIFDDSNSKISSLNIHEILNDKSTNDKKITTNSKYDRKRFPSISDSISAKIQYPIPTETLPYSTVKVENNQFNSNIKTSQNLKMNNIVCDKELFTKNKSHLAKNNSSTKQEEKLENKLTKNKCEYCLKKFRRPSSLKTHLNIHTGIQPFKCPSKRCDKSFNARSNMLRHYKLHFKIGNNRYLLPNGEISSFKPTTKQLFSQYGISITGVYKETKEEMEESSENNDNNKKTKKMKSNKIEK